In a genomic window of Chroicocephalus ridibundus chromosome 18, bChrRid1.1, whole genome shotgun sequence:
- the LOC134525063 gene encoding olfactory receptor 14J1-like — protein sequence MVVYFKRRSRDSADTDKYLALFYTIVTPMRNPVIYSLRNKEHTPMYFFLLSLALLDLGCISTTLPKAMANSLWDTRAISYSGCAAQLFLFLLLISSEYYLLTVMAYDRYVAICKPLHYGSLLGSRACVHMAAAAWGSGFLNALLHTANTFSIPLCQGNALDQFFCEIPQILKLSCSDADYLREAGLILFSACLFFACFVFIVVSYVQIFRAVLGIPSQQRRHKAFSTCLPHLAVVSLFISTAVFAYLKPPSISSPSLDLVLSVLYSVVPPAVNPLIYSMRNQELKDALRK from the exons ATGGTTGTGTACTTTAAACGACGGTCAAgagactctgcagacactgacaaataccttgccctgttttacacGATTGTGACCCCCATGCGCAACCCCGTCATCTAtagcctgaggaataaggaa cacacccccatgtacttcttcctcctcagcctcgccctcctcgacctgggctgcatctccaccactctccccaaagccatggccaattccctctgggacaccagggccatctcctactcgggatgtgctgcccagctctttctctttctgcttttgatatcatcagaatattatcttctgacagtcatggcctacgaccgctacgttgccatctgcaaacccctgcactatgggtccctcctgggcagcagagcttgtgtccacatggcagcagctgcctggggcagtggctttctcaatgctctcctgcacacggccaatacattttcaatacccctctgccaaggcaatgccctagaccagttcttctgtgaaatcccccagatcctcaagctctcctgctcagacgcagactacctcagggaagctgggcttatTCTATtcagtgcctgtttattctttgcctgttttgttttcattgtggtgtcctatgtgcagatcttcagggctgtgctggggatccCCTCGCAGCAAAgacgacacaaagccttttccacgtgcctccctcacctggccgtggtctccctctttatcagcactgcagtatttgcctacctgaagcccccctccatctcctccccatccttagatctggtgctgtcagttctgtactcggtggtgcctccggcagtgaaccccctcatctacagcatgaggaaccaggagctcaaggatgccctgaggaaa